Proteins encoded in a region of the Alphaproteobacteria bacterium genome:
- a CDS encoding Mu-like prophage major head subunit gpT family protein: MSGYGLSSRAIIGEFYETLERVQNAGWLDMVSMYFNSDQESETYKWLGQSPGMREWIGGRQAKGFRENGITIANKKYESTLEVSVDELRRDKTGQIMLRVQEQADRAADHWFDLLTTLIVNGESGICYDGQYFFDTDHSEGDSGTQDNDLTYNVGTTTAPTAAEMEAAILNAMQALLGFKDDQGKPMNANAKEFLVMVPAPFFAASAAATKNPVIVDGSASRTNLITNLNGFQVRLEVNPRLTWTTKFAVFTNYGRTRAFIRQEEEPITMAAIAEGSELEFTDDKHLYGIKSLRNVGYGMWQKGCLTTLT, translated from the coding sequence ATGAGCGGCTACGGCCTTTCCTCGCGTGCCATCATCGGCGAGTTCTATGAAACCCTCGAGCGGGTGCAGAACGCCGGTTGGCTCGACATGGTTTCCATGTATTTCAACAGCGACCAGGAATCCGAAACCTACAAGTGGCTTGGCCAATCGCCCGGCATGCGTGAATGGATCGGTGGCCGCCAGGCCAAGGGATTCCGTGAAAACGGCATCACCATCGCCAACAAGAAGTATGAATCGACGCTGGAGGTTTCGGTCGATGAACTTCGCCGCGACAAAACCGGCCAGATCATGCTGCGCGTTCAGGAGCAGGCTGACCGTGCGGCCGATCACTGGTTCGACCTGCTGACCACGTTGATCGTCAACGGTGAAAGCGGTATTTGCTACGATGGTCAGTATTTCTTCGATACCGACCATTCCGAAGGCGACAGTGGAACGCAGGACAATGACCTGACCTACAACGTCGGCACTACCACCGCCCCCACGGCGGCCGAAATGGAAGCCGCCATCCTGAACGCCATGCAGGCCTTGCTGGGATTCAAGGATGATCAGGGCAAGCCGATGAATGCCAATGCCAAGGAATTCCTTGTCATGGTTCCGGCGCCGTTTTTCGCGGCCTCGGCAGCGGCGACCAAAAACCCGGTGATCGTCGATGGTTCGGCCAGCCGAACCAACCTGATCACCAACCTGAACGGATTCCAGGTTCGTTTGGAAGTCAATCCCCGTCTGACCTGGACCACGAAGTTCGCCGTTTTCACGAACTACGGCCGTACCCGTGCATTCATCCGCCAGGAAGAAGAGCCGATCACGATGGCTGCAATCGCCGAGGGTTCCGAGTTGGAATTCACCGACGACAAGCACCTGTACGGCATCAAGTCGCTGCGCAACGTTGGTTACGGCATGTGGCAGAAGGGCTGTCTGACGACCCTGACCTGA
- a CDS encoding phage tail assembly chaperone — protein sequence MGLACGVLFWTPDLFWKSSPDELFPAIDAMALANGSPEAEAKERRRKFKNFRESVEIKVGKTL from the coding sequence ATGGGTCTGGCTTGCGGCGTCCTGTTCTGGACGCCGGATTTGTTCTGGAAATCCTCTCCAGACGAATTGTTCCCCGCCATCGACGCCATGGCCCTGGCCAACGGTTCGCCCGAGGCAGAAGCCAAGGAACGTCGCCGCAAGTTCAAGAATTTCCGTGAATCAGTCGAAATCAAAGTCGGAAAAACCCTGTGA
- a CDS encoding gene transfer agent family protein, producing MTVNPFRGEIEIEIAGRKAKLRRSFACLLEIEDGLGLGLVPLSARFMARSFGLREVAVIVQAGLRAAGENPPAFADLGEKILQTGLMKFSAPLSDFLLGALTGGEEPDPGEAPAAGSTSSTTAA from the coding sequence ATGACTGTCAACCCGTTCAGAGGCGAGATTGAAATCGAAATCGCCGGGCGCAAGGCAAAGCTGCGGCGCAGCTTTGCCTGCTTGTTGGAAATCGAGGACGGTCTCGGATTGGGATTGGTCCCCTTGTCGGCGCGCTTCATGGCCCGTTCATTCGGGCTGCGCGAAGTTGCGGTGATCGTGCAAGCTGGGCTGAGGGCGGCGGGCGAAAACCCGCCGGCCTTTGCCGACCTGGGCGAGAAGATTTTGCAAACGGGGCTGATGAAATTTTCAGCCCCGTTGTCCGATTTTCTGCTGGGCGCCCTGACCGGCGGCGAGGAGCCAGATCCGGGGGAAGCGCCGGCGGCGGGGTCGACCAGTTCGACTACCGCCGCCTGA